A single window of Scomber scombrus chromosome 12, fScoSco1.1, whole genome shotgun sequence DNA harbors:
- the dnajc12 gene encoding dnaJ homolog subfamily C member 12 isoform X1: protein MEAVLNCKPEDLEDYYGLLGCDELSSGEQILNEYKIRALACHPDKHLDNPGAVADFQKLQEAKEVLCNEVKRKNYDLWKRSGITIPFREWQALNESVKTSMHWAVRNKKEPMLEAPEAERPITSQAEDRHFEQESPETPSYEAMPSSSKYISDYCHRRFRWAADSPSNLLRKFRNYDI from the exons ATGGAGGCTGTTTTGAACTGCAAACCAGAGGATTTGGAGGATTATTACGGGTTATTGGGATGTGATGAATTATCGTCG GGTGAACAGATTCTCAATGAATATAAGATCAGAGCCTTGGCATGTCACCCAGATAAGCATCTAGACAACCCGGGCGCAG TGGCCGACTTTCAAAAGTTACAGGAAGCCAAAGAGGTTTTATGCAATGaagtcaaaagaaaaaactatgACCTTTGGAAAAGAAGTGGAATCACTATTCCGTTCCGTGAATGGCAAGCCTTGAACGAGTCTGTAAAAACC TCAATGCACTGGgctgtgagaaataaaaaggaacCAATGTTGGAAGCCCCAGAAGCAGAGAGACCAATCACCTCTCAGGCAGAGGACCGTCATTTTGAGCAGGAATCACCAGAGACCCCCTCATATGAAGCCATGCCATCCTCAAGTAAGTATATAA GTGATTACTGCCATCGGCGTTTTCGCTGGGCTGCTGACTCACCATCTAATCTACTGCGGAAGTTCAGAAATTATGATATTTAA
- the dnajc12 gene encoding dnaJ homolog subfamily C member 12 isoform X2: protein MEAVLNCKPEDLEDYYGLLGCDELSSGEQILNEYKIRALACHPDKHLDNPGAVADFQKLQEAKEVLCNEVKRKNYDLWKRSGITIPFREWQALNESVKTSMHWAVRNKKEPMLEAPEAERPITSQAEDRHFEQESPETPSYEAMPSSSDYCHRRFRWAADSPSNLLRKFRNYDI, encoded by the exons ATGGAGGCTGTTTTGAACTGCAAACCAGAGGATTTGGAGGATTATTACGGGTTATTGGGATGTGATGAATTATCGTCG GGTGAACAGATTCTCAATGAATATAAGATCAGAGCCTTGGCATGTCACCCAGATAAGCATCTAGACAACCCGGGCGCAG TGGCCGACTTTCAAAAGTTACAGGAAGCCAAAGAGGTTTTATGCAATGaagtcaaaagaaaaaactatgACCTTTGGAAAAGAAGTGGAATCACTATTCCGTTCCGTGAATGGCAAGCCTTGAACGAGTCTGTAAAAACC TCAATGCACTGGgctgtgagaaataaaaaggaacCAATGTTGGAAGCCCCAGAAGCAGAGAGACCAATCACCTCTCAGGCAGAGGACCGTCATTTTGAGCAGGAATCACCAGAGACCCCCTCATATGAAGCCATGCCATCCTCAA GTGATTACTGCCATCGGCGTTTTCGCTGGGCTGCTGACTCACCATCTAATCTACTGCGGAAGTTCAGAAATTATGATATTTAA